The genomic region CGGGCGCCAGCGGTCCGCCGAACCTCATCCGCCACAGGTCGGTGTGCACGTGGTTGACCAGGCAGAGGGTCGGCCCGCGGTGCCAGAGCGGCGCCAGGTACGGCATGCCGTTGCAGACCTCGACGAGCAGGTCGCAGTCGCCTATCTGACGCTGGAACGTCGATCTGGCGCGCAGGTAGTGGCCGAGGTCGCCGCCCGCCGACACGACACGGTAGTCGCGGTACGCGGCGGGGCCGCCGCACAACAGGGTGACCTGGTGGCCGAGGTGGGTCAGGCCCTCGGCGAGTCTGTCGACGAGGAGTTCGGAGCCGCCCGCGGCCTCGTTGCCGAAGTCACGACGGGCGAGAAAAACGATTCGGCGCGGCTGTGGGGGGAGCGCCGGGGGTCGCTGCGCGGAGCGGGGGAAGGCGGCGCGCATCGACGAAGGCACGTGCTGGGGCATCGGTGCTCCAACTCGTCTCGGGGTGCGGAACCAGCGTGGGGGTGGGGGGTGAGGTGGGGCCTGGTGTGGTGGGGCTGTGTGTGGTGGCTGTGGTGTCTCCCGGTGCGGATCGGTGGTGTCTCGCGGTGCGTTGTGGGTGTGGTGCGCGGTCGCGGTGCGTTGTGGGTGTGGTGCGCGGTCGCGGTGCGTTGTGGGTGCGCGGGCCGTGCCGGTACGTCGAGCCCGCCGCTTTCCGGGTGTACGGCTGCGGTTTCTGGGGTTCCGATTACTGGAGGAGCCCTACGCGGCGGGCTTCGACGTACCGGCACGGCCCGCTCCCGTGGGTTGTGCGGCTGCGGGGGTGGTCTGTGCTGGTGATGCGGGCCGACTGTGATGGGGGGATGGGTTTGGTCGGGCTTTGTTCGGGTGGGGTGGACAGTTTTCGCCCGCTGGTTCGATGCGGCTACTCACCGAAGTGATAATTTTGGGGGTTTGTCGAGCTGACGTCTCATCACATTGTGAGCGGGTGCTGGGAGCTCTCGGACGTTTCGGGATGTGGACGCCCGCGTACCACCAAAACGACCCCCACAAGTGCGAGGAGGAGGCCCGCCACTCCTGTTCCGACGGGCAGTGTCTGTCCCACCATGCGCAGTTGTCCGCTGTCCGTGTCGGCTAGATCGACCTGTTGCTTCTGGGTTTTGGGGGTGAACGCGATGCGCTTGCTGTCGAGCAGTACTGCCGCGTCCTTCTTGCCGCCGGGGGCCCGGAGTGTTTTGCGGGGGCCGATCGCCGCGTAGATGATCCGGCCCGTGCGCTGGTCGGCCACGAGCTCGATGCCGTGGTTGGCGTACCACTCCTCGGCGAGTACCTGGCCGCCGGGCTTGCCCACGATGCTGCCCGGTACTAGTCGGGTTCCGGTCTTGGTGGCGGGCACGGTTCCGGTGAAGCGGAGGCCCTCGTACCCCTGGATCTTCTTCGTGCCCTTGTACGCCAGCGTGACGGTCGAGCCGAGCGTGCTGTCCCACCAGATGTAGGAGCGTTTCTGCACGTCGAAGGGGAATTTCAGATACGCCTCGCCCTCGTAGTACGGCTCCTCGTCGCAGCAGTGGACCGGCTTGTTCGTCTTCCGGTCGGTGACCCAGCGCTCCACGGTCCACTGGAGCGAGTCGTGGGGGTCGGCGGCGGGCAGCGACTTGTCGGTGTCCACGGAGGTGGACACGTCCCAGACGGCCCGGCCGCTCTTCTCGCTGTCGGCGACATCGCCGCGGACCTGGCGGGTGATGGTGATCTTCTTGTCGGGGACGGTTTCGATCTCGTCCGTGTCGAAATAGCTGCCGGTACCGGTGAAGACGGTCTTCGAGTCGATGTCGATGGGCGTGCGCTGGGCGCGCGGTTCGACGTACCAGGCGAGCAGTGGGGCCAGGACGAGCAGGAACACGCCCAGACCCAGGATGACCAGTGAAAAGGCGACTGGAGGGTGCGGCCCGAAGGGCCTCCGTGAGGGGCGGTGGTCGGGAGACGGGTGGGATGTACGGCGCATCCGGGCACTCCAGGGGCTCGTGGTGACACGGCACGGGCTGTGCCGGCACGGTGGGGGAGGGTGCACGTGCGGTATGGGGCGGGAACCGTAGGCGCACCCTTGACGAAGTGTCAATGCGTTGTCGAGACTGGGGGCTTGCCGGACGGGACCGGTGAACAGGTTGGGCTGGGGCTGGAGTTCGCGAGCCGCGATCGCGGGCGTACCGGGGTGGGTGGACCTCCGACAGAGAGGCTGACCCGCGATGCCCAGACTGCTCGCCGCCCTGCTGACCGTGGCGGCCGCCGCCGTACTCGCCGTGGGCGCCGCCCTCGGTATCGTCGCGCTGCTCGACGCGACCCCCGAACAGCCGAACACGCCGCTCATCACCTATGAGACGGCCGGCCAGGAGCGCTGACCATGGCCCTACGCCGGGGACCCGTCACCGTGCGCTCGGCCTGGCACGACGTGCCGCGCCTCCAGGTGCGCCAGTTCGCGGCGCTCGCCATGGCCGAGGCGCCCGTACTCGCCGAGGAGATCCTCCAGGAAATACGTCATGAGTATCCCCATCTGCCCGTCGTGCTCGACGACTCCGGCGAGCCGATGGCGCTGATCGGGATCCGGCGGGCCATCGAGGTGTTCGTCCAGCATCTGGAGACCGCCGAGGGCCGCCCGCGCGTCCATCCCGAGGTCTTCCAGGAGTTCGGGCGTGGCGAGGGGCTGAACGGCCGCAGTCTCGATTCGCTCCAGGCGATCTACCGGCTGGGTGTACGGCTCGCATGGCGCCGGTTCGCCGAGATCGGGACGCGGGTGGAGATCCCGCCGCCCGCGATGTACGAGCTGGTCGACGCCGGATACGAGTACCTGGACGGGCTGGTCGACCAGTCCGTACGCGGATACGCCGAGGCCGCCGCCCGGCAGGCCGGGGAACGCCTGCGTCTGCAACGACGGTTGATGGAGTTGTTGCTCGCCGAGCACC from Streptomyces sp. NBC_00878 harbors:
- a CDS encoding DUF3068 domain-containing protein; this encodes MRRTSHPSPDHRPSRRPFGPHPPVAFSLVILGLGVFLLVLAPLLAWYVEPRAQRTPIDIDSKTVFTGTGSYFDTDEIETVPDKKITITRQVRGDVADSEKSGRAVWDVSTSVDTDKSLPAADPHDSLQWTVERWVTDRKTNKPVHCCDEEPYYEGEAYLKFPFDVQKRSYIWWDSTLGSTVTLAYKGTKKIQGYEGLRFTGTVPATKTGTRLVPGSIVGKPGGQVLAEEWYANHGIELVADQRTGRIIYAAIGPRKTLRAPGGKKDAAVLLDSKRIAFTPKTQKQQVDLADTDSGQLRMVGQTLPVGTGVAGLLLALVGVVLVVRGRPHPETSESSQHPLTM